In Zingiber officinale cultivar Zhangliang chromosome 8B, Zo_v1.1, whole genome shotgun sequence, a single genomic region encodes these proteins:
- the LOC122014151 gene encoding uncharacterized protein LOC122014151, whose product MEPAAAFASGYSSPLSLGCDSLDETITPSSTASSVGCKLRLMCSYGGRIVFRPTDKALCYLGGETRMVAVDRRSPLAEVSARLSRDLLDGRSFSLKYKLPDEDLDSLISVSTEEDLEIMIEEIDRISTAGGDGIRLPRLRLFLFLSEHSSRVRSILEESKSETWFVDALNNAINGMGMGTGTDELPRGSSSDTASINCLLGLEDDLSIHSHGGGTQPEPEQLVLTRPDSMAKLGSDSSSASTSSALSLSNLPPIPVPSDERCSDQCIALLIPLSSSNSATQIEDEDFDEKSEHGGILQPPELADVVAAIVSSSESSPTNVIQNSDAKVSSESIIPFSVAESPLVHQHPSQFIEANAHYIHHPTASTVFPVHPYHPIAMQQPPQASQIPVYYLPVPQHMPYPLFSYQPNLIDPGLMTSSGKPSLPISCAPENPESVALPPIPSACPPQLIQLLPNQVHPYAGPKYHWMQHPNHAAMANYVYEISADSGRRPQMYYSQAFSQPPLASQFQTVNLAVTAPEAADAAAAAAAAAAEDLKISMAL is encoded by the exons ATGGAACCCGCCGCCGCCTTTGCCTCCGGTTACTCCTCCCCTCTGTCCCTTGGCTGCGATTCCTTAGACGAAACGATCACTCCTTCCTCCACGGCATCGTCCGTCGGTTGCAAGCTCCGCCTGATGTGCAGCTATGGCGGCCGCATCGTTTTCCGACCGACCGACAAGGCTCTCTGTTACCTTGGAGGCGAGACCCGCATGGTCGCCGTCGATCGGCGTTCACCGCTGGCTGAAGTATCCGCCAGGCTCTCCCGCGATCTTCTCGACGGGCGATCTTTTTCCCTCAAGTACAAACTGCCAGACGAGGATCTCGATTCTCTCATCTCCGTCTCCACCGAAGAGGACCTGGAGATCATGATCGAAGAGATCGATCGCATCTCGACCGCAGGAGGAGACGGGATTCGCTTACCGCGCCTCCGCCTGTTCTTGTTCCTGTCGGAACATTCTTCCCGCGTTCGGTCGATATTGGAGGAGTCAAAATCGGAAACTTGGTTCGTCGACGCCCTCAATAATGCAATCAATGGCATGGGCATGGGCACGGGGACCGACGAACTCCCGCGCGGATCCTCCTCCGACACCGCCTCAATCAACTGCCTCCTCGGCCTCGAAGACGACTTGTCTATCCACTCCCATGGCGGCGGCACCCAGCCCGAGCCTGAACAGCTCGTCCTCACTCGGCCCGACTCCATGGCGAAGCTTGGTAGCGATTCCTCCTCCGCATCTACATCATCTGCTCTGTCTCTCTCCAATCTCCCACCTATTCCTGTTCCTTCCGATGAACGCTGTTCCGATCAGTGCATCGCCCTTCTGATCCCCCTCTCATCCAGCAATTCCGCGACGCAGATTGAAGACGAAGATTTCGATGAGAAATCTGAACACGGTGGCATTCTACAACCTCCAGAGCTCGCCGACGTTGTGGCAGCCATCGTCTCCAGTTCAGAATCAAG TCCTACGAATGTTATTCAGAACTCCGATGCAAAGGTCTCTTCTGAATCTATTATCCCATTTTCAGTAGCAGAATCTCCCCTTGTTCATCAACATCCGTCCCAGTTTATTGAGGCAAATGCACATTACATCCACCACCCAACAGCCAGTACAGTCTTCCCTGTGCATCCCTACCACCCTATTGCAATGCAGCAACCACCACAAGCCTCCCAGATTCCAGTATACTACTTGCCCGTTCCCCAGCATATGCCATACCCTTTATTCTCATATCAGCCCAATTTGATTGATCCTGGCTTAATGACATCATCTGGAAAGCCATCTCTTCCTATTTCATGTGCTCCAGAGAACCCTGAATCGGTTGCCCTTCCTCCCATTCCTTCTGCATGCCCTCCTCAGTTGATCCAGTTACTCCCCAATCAAGTTCATCCTTATGCTGGACCGAAGTATCATTGGATGCAGCATCCAAACCATGCAGCAATGGCTAATTATGTTTATGAAATTTCCGCTGATTCTGGACGTCGACCTCAGATGTACTATTCTCAGGCATTTTCACAACCACCTTTAGCCTCTCAGTTTCAGACAGTGAACTTGGCAGTCACAGCACCTGAAGCTGCtgatgctgctgctgctgctgctgctgctgctgctgaagaTTTGAAGATATCAATGGCATTGTGA